AGACATTCAGCTTCTTGCATCGATTACCGAGAGCGACTTTGACGGGGAAGCTCACGTACCGACAGCCACGGCTATGCCACCTGGAACCCATGATCGCCATCGCTTGCCTACTGACAAGgttctcgtcatcgtcgtgcaGGCGAAAAGAACGCCAGCGCCGACAGCCCACTCCTTGACCTTTGGCGGCAGCCCTTGCCCAGTCACCAGCCTCGCAGTGAATATCCAAACGTAAGCGGTCGGAACTTGAAACAACTCTCCCGGGATCGTATAAACCCTACGGTGGTGCGCCGTTGGTAAGAGAAGCCCGTACATATGGCCAAACCAAACCCCTGAGGCACGCAGAGGTACTCACATAGTATACAAGCGATATATAAAGGCACTGAGCAGGGCACCGACTGTGGCGCCAATCACTTGTCCCCAAAACTGGGCTTTCGGAGCGGCTCCGAGGAGATGACCGGTTTTAAGGTCCTGCATAAGGTCTCCGGCTTGCAAGGCGCCCTGGTCGACGATGATACCTGTTTGTAAGCTACTGGCAACATGTGAGCGCAATCTGGGCAAAGGCATGCCACTTACGGCCTCGGACTATACATGTAGTTATGTCAGCTCAGTTGCGCGGTAAAACGATGCCACTTAAGGAGAGCAGGAAGTGAGGGTGTTCCTACCACAGCCCCTGCGACGAGGTTGATGAGCACGCTATTCTTGTTGGACTGGGGCACAATGATGGCGAAGAAGAGCTGAGCCAGCTTGCTGATGCCAGAAACAGGATTCAAGTCGGTCTCGCCCAGAGCGCGAACCCCCATGATGCTGAGGACGAGAGCCATGAGGACGGCCGTAACGGTCGCATAGAGGGGGACGAGATCCCCGAATACAACATGTATGGTCAGAACGCATAGAAGAATGGAAAGAACAAGCCCGACAGCTACGAGACGTCCCCCGATGCGATGCTCGGgcggggcgtcgtcgtcgtcgctatTGCTTTTGCCGCAGTCCGACCGGTCACGGGCAGATGCCGGGCGAGAGGCctggcggccgtcatcgtcCCGGTCTGACAGTGGCGCATAGTGGTGTGAGGAGCGGCCAAACAATGACGTGAtacctcctcgagcgcgtaGCCGGAGTCGCAGCGGCTCAATGAGCACAAGGAGCCTTCGACCGAGTAAAGGTTGCAGGGCGATATAGCCGAGGCTGACCACAGCATCGACAAGCATGATGGCCAGCGAAATCCAGACGATCCACCCCTTGCTGCCATGTTCCCAGTCATCGACGGGACCCGGCGCCCAGCCTTTGACTTTTGCGAGAGGACTGAGCAGGCCCCAGCCGACAACGGCCCCGATAACCATGTGCAACGTGGTCTCCGCTCCCATTATGATGCCTTGGCCAACGTAGGCAAGACTTGGGTTCAGCGTCCAGAGCCATGTCTGAGCTGCAACGGTTCCGAATATCGGAATGTTGCGCAAGAAGGGGAGAAAGTAGGTGGTGACCGTGAAGAGCCCTGAGACAAGAAAGCATAGAAGCAGGAGGCGCATGTTGGACACCCAGTCCTGTGAGACATCGGGGTCCCCGTCTGGAGATACCGAGCGGTCTAATGGAGCAGGTTCACTGGTAATGGGTGACTGACTGGGCGATGTTTCCTGGCGAGGCACAAGACTTGCAAATCCACCCTGAGCTGCAGCGTCTAGGTCTTCCTTGCTCGAGGAACGAGCTCCCTGGCCGTGAAGGACAGATATCAAGACGGCGGTGCTGAACCCGCTGGGAAACCGGAGTCTTTCGCGGATGATGACCTGGTGGCGCCTGTGGATGAGGGTCAGCAAGCCCGCGACTTTTATCCACCACAACAGGGTCGCCGCTTACAGGGGCacagcgaagacgacgccaaAGTAGCAGAGTCCCAGTGACCAGATAATGAGCTGGCCAACACTAAGAAATAAGGGGCCTTGCTCCTCTGGAGTCAGGAGATAGTCCATGGCGGGAATCTACAGGCGCGCATTAGCTACGGGAAGGATATTTCACTTGGGCAGAAGGAGACTAACGACGCCGACAAAGCCGCAACCAAGAGGCATGATTGCCATGCCACAGGCAACGCTCTGAAGAAGCACATTCTCGACGGGCGTGAAGGGGAAGCGCaggtggcggcgcaggagccTGAAAATGCCGAATCCCATGAGGCTGGCGGGCATGGACATGATAGACACCCATCCGGTCTGGAGGCCAAAGTAAACATTGGCAGCACATATGACGGTGCCAACACCGAGGCCTGCGAGGACGCTCCGCGCCGTAAAGTGACGGCCcggtggcagcggtggcTTGATGTGCGGCCGGTCCAGCAGTTGCTGGTCTTCTCGCATCTGCTCCCCTGGTGGGAGGTGCGGCGATATCGGCTCCATACGTTCCACGTGGCGATGATAGTCCCGAATCCGAATCGGCACCGAATTTTTCTCCTCTCGGTGTCCCTGGCTGTTGACTAGCCCCCTCTCATGGTCGACGGTTGTTGTCGCGACCGGTGGTGCACAACTCGTGACGAGTCTGACGTTGAGGCAAAATGGCGAAGTAGTGTGAGTGAGAGACACCGAGACTGCAAACGTCACCTCCCGGCTGTTGTAGGGCTTGGGGGTTGATCAAAGAGACGTGGGCTTGCAAGTCCCCCAGGGCGATCTACGAGGCGACTCGAGATTGTCTCGCTGTGAATAATGgcttgatgatgacgggTGGCGGCCAGGACAAAACGAAGCACGAAGTCCACTAACTTAGTAGCTAGTGCTGGAGTATAGGTTAGCATGTTAGGTCATGTTGACGCTAACATGCCATGACTAATACAGTGCAGGGTTGTCTCAAGACAACCATAATCCTCTATGCTACATGGTGCCACATGTCGTCAATCAATACAACAGTTGGATAAGGATCAAGGCCAGGTTGTGCCATGGCTACCTTACACATAGAGGCCGCAATCTGCGGATATAAGCGAGTCGCCCACGGCAGGGGTCATCATTATCACAGGCCGAAGCTATCTAGAAGCGACGCGGCATCCGGCTCTTGGAATGTCGGTGGCGTCGGGGTCAACGGCTTCCCgcttcttgctgctgcgcccacCTTCGCCCCAGAGCCAAGGTCCCGGCGAATGGAgggcaggtcgtcgacgaccaaAGAGCTTCGACGCCGAAGCAGCTTGAGCGGATTCACCTCCCCCGCGAACCCAGCCATTGCAGGTTGTTGGAATTCCCAGTTCCGcactgtcgtcgtcgcgtgcTCGGTCAGTGAAGTTCGGGGCCACAGTCTGTCTATCGTCTCCGAACAAGGAGGCAAACTCACCCAAGTCCAGGCCGAGAAGGTCGCAGCCCATGCGGTCGTACAACTTGGCACTATGAAGAACAAATTCCCACTCTATCTTCGGCGTCACCTTGGACGCTCCCCGCAGTGTCTGCAATGTCTGTTGCCGAAGTTGTGAGTACAGCACAACAAGAGCCGGGTCGTCCGTTAGAAAGAGGCGGGATTGGATGTCAGGCGAACACGGAGTCTCCAAGAGCGTGTAAACGGGTGTCTGAAGATTCGAAGTTAGCGTAGACCAGGCAGGTGACACCGTCCGTCCTCACGACGCCCATGAAACTCACGATCAGCGCCCTGACCGCCATGTCCTTGCGACCCAGCATCCAGAATGCCCATGATGCAAGCCACCTGTTCCCTTGCTGCGCTGCAAGTGGAAGCATCTCATCACGAAGTATTTTTCGCAACACTGGACCACTGTCCCCTCCGTGAACCCGGGCAATGGCAACAGCGAGGTGCATGTCGCGAAGCTGCCGCAAGCACACCTCGAcagcgtcctcgaggcggtcgGCCAAAAGAAAGAAGGCCGCCGCGTATGCGAAGCGCCGCTTGCTAAGCAATGCGTACGCGTTTTTCAGGGCAGCCGTCCGCCACTTGGGCTCATCAAAGTTGTTCGCCAATAACCGCTGCGTTGCCGCCTGCTCCTTATTCCAGCTGGCCATGCGCCACAGACCTTGCAGCACTGCCTTTTTTCGCAATGCCAGATAAAAGAGGCTGCAGTCGACAGGGTTCTTAGTGTCCCCCTTGTTGTACTCGTTACGAGCAATGATCTCGAATTGATCTTTCTGCGTGCGATCAGCGCAGTGGCCCTTTCGTCAGTCCTTGTTACACTAAATGAAGCCCATCAACTTACCACTGTGTTAATGTCCGAGAGCCACATGAAAATGCCGCTCTCCCGCGCATTGTTCCACAACATTTGCCCGTGGGCTTGCCGAGATACAAAATCGAGCAAGAGGTCTTGGCTTCCGGAGTGATACGCCCAGTTAAACTCTCGCCAGGACAGGTACATGTCGGTCGACCGTGTCCTCCTGAGCGCGTTCTGGCGGAAAAACACCATGAATCGGGCCGCATTTTCGTCCATGGACCGCCGGTGCTTTTCAACCAAGGCTACACACTCAACCATATCCGCAAGCTGCATCTGTTCATGGCCCGACAGTTGCGGGATGCCGATGCTCAGCAACTTTTCGTTGATAGCCACGGCCGTCTTTTCAGAAAAACCTgcttcatcctcctccatTTCCTCTCCCTTGTGCCCATTCAAAAAGGCGACGCCTGGTCTCTCTCCGGGTTGCGTATCATCGGTCTAGATAGGTTGTCGTTAGCGGTCGAGCACCCACCTACTGCGCGCCTGTCGACTTACAGGGGTTGTGTAAAAGCCCTTCAGGTCCAGTCCGAGGTAGTCATCGACGGGTTCACCCGGGACAAGATACTTTAGTGTCTTATGCATTGCTTCAAGGATCCGCCGAACCTGGATGCTCTTTCCGGAGAGGATGCATTGACTGAGAAATTGCGGGTGAAACACAGGAATTGGACCGTTAAAACGCTGAACGGCCTCAAACAGATCCCAGGTTCCGTCTTTGCGGTGGTGAGTGAGTCGAACATCTGGAAGAAGTGATTCGTTGCTGCCAGCACGTCGATCGTAAGCGAAAAGCTGATTGCCAGCACCAACTACTAAATGGCCGTCACCGAGCCACGTTGAGTCGCCGATCGGATGGGGGCTGAGGCTGCGGATGCTGATTTCCCGGATCGGTGCCCAGGCAGGGCCCTTGTTTAGATAGTCAAACCGCATCTGGGATAAGAGTACGACGCGATGCTGGAAGCCTACGGCGAGTATCGACTGACTGTCAGGGGTAGATGTCCAGTCGAGGTCCCGAATATCGTCGTCCGTGGCATAACCCTTCTCAAACTCGAGGCGGGAGCCACCTATATCCCAGATGGTAATTTGTGATCGGGCGGAATTTACCAGCGCAGCCTTTTTCAACATGCTTCCGCTGGCCAGTGCAGGATCGGGAATACCCGTCTCGGTGTAGCAAGTTGACAACCACTCAACGCAGTGCCGCGCAGGGTCGATGCGGGCCGTCCAAAAGTCGACACGCCCGGAGCGTGTGTAGGAAATAGCAACATCACGTGCGAACACATCTAAGAAGCCCGAGGCCATGGGAGAAGACCCTGCTGGATCGACTGGAAGGACGTACTTCAGATCTTCGGGAGCTGCCATTTCGAAGCGGCAGAACTCTTCAATAGCGGCCCCTTCCGTGGTCAAGGGGCCGTCAATGAATCGAGGCAGCCTAACCTCCCATACCATTCCATGACGATCCGAGGAGACGGTGGCCACGTGAGCAGTCGTAATCTGCCTGGCGTCGGGGCGAGGCAGTATGATGAGACACAGAGGGTTGCCGTCAAGGTGAAAAGAGCAGCTGGAAAGCAGGGTTGCCGTTTCGGCGCGGCAATCCCACAGCGATATTTCGTTGTCGcagaggaggatgatgaagCGACCTTTGCGGAGGAGAGAGATGCGATGGATCCGTCTAGTTTCCGGGATAACACTGCGCCGGGATAATTCAATGGCCGATGTGCTGCGCATGCTCGAAAAGCCATGTTGCCAAACGATGCACTCACTGTTGTCGGTCCTAGACACGATAGCTCGGCCGCTGAAATTGCGCACGATTTTCTTTATGGGCGATGAATGGCCTGACCAGACAGCCTCAAGGGCGAGTCGCCTGTCGTTGGTGGTGGGGTCAAGTAAATCTGCGACGTTGCTCGTGAGAACGCCGATTCTTCCGTCAAAGGCGTGTACCATGATACGCAAGCGCCCGTCGGACTTGTCGCAATACGTCTCCGTTTGCAAATGGGGGGTGTCTTGCTGAGGATTCAGGAAGCCTCCCAAGCTCTCGAACTGACGAGACTGGACCTGGGCGATACTGAAAATCCTGCCCTTGCTTCCGCGCGCATCGCCCACGTTCTCCAGAGCCCATGCCGACATGATACCTTGAGGGCTGATGACCAGGCATATTTCTGGACTCCGGTTCGCAACAGCCACGAGGTGATCGAGAGCCACATCGTCGGTGCTCTGGTCATCGGCCATGcggtccttgacggcgcATTCCACTGCGGCGGTGAAGTCGCGACCATCGATGATGCAGACCAAGCGCGGGGTGGGAGCAGCGAAAAGCCGACTAGAAGTCTCCATGAGACTGACGTGCCCCCAGAGCTGCCAGTAGCGGCCATCACTACTATCAATTGGGGTCCAGATTCGAATGTGCAGGTCCCGACAGAGTGTGTATAGAATATTTTCGACGACTTGATCCGGGTGGAATGGCCTGCGCCATCTCACCGACGTCACAACATCGGGGTGGCGCAAGTAGGACATATCGAAGCGAACCTCGTCGGCTCCGTATGTGAGGCGCCGCCATATCTTGGGCAGACGATCGTAGCGCCCAATGCTCGCAATGTAAGCCGAGTCAAACGATATAGCGGCAGAACTGACTGGGCTTGGCAAAGCCTTCATCCAGCAACAGGAGGGTTGCGATCGGGTGGCGTAGAGACTGAGGGCACGAGTGCCAACGAGAAGCTCCTCAGAGTTTCCCCAAGAAAGGGAACATGCTGACCCCGGCACCGCATGTGTAATGTCGAAGGAAGCCTCTTGAACCCACTGTGAGAGAGCAGGGTCAGCTTTTCGTCGGCGTCAAGTTATCCAGGCAAGGAGCAGCACCTGCAGACTGTCATCGCGAGCGAGCTTGAGAAGCTTGTAGATGCGGACTTGTTTTGCTGTGCTGACGGCTATGTTCCCAGAGATTTCGTCGAgcgcgatggcctcgagctcgcgcttGTCGTCGTTATCGTAAATGGTCTGCACGATGGCTTGGGAGCCGTCGAGAATGGTAAAGGCGCTGCCGCTTATGTATGCCTACCGCACAATAACCCCACGCGTTAGACAGCATGTGGTCCGACGAGAGGGTAACAAGGACGTGTCGACTCACATTGAGGTGCCGGTCTCTACAGAAACCAGTCGCCAAGCCTTGGAGGCTGGACTGCGGCCTACCTGGGAGGACTGCAGCCATACTGTCCTGAAGCCCCGAGATCGGGCATGTCGACATGCGTGCCTTGAACCGAGCTAAGGCGTGACGGGCTATGCCACAGTGGCGCGTCAAGACGTTATCCCGGCCCTGGGTAGACCAGGCGGTTGCCAAGCGCGATATAGAGTGCAGCCCTCAGTGCGTGGAGTTGGAAATAGTCAAGGCGGTGGGAGGGTTGAGGTGCAAATGATCGTCACAATGCCTTGTCAGGGCGTGCGATGTATGATGCTACGCGAGGGGGAACGGCAACGTATTTGGCCTGCCAGGGCGAAGGTGATGTCTACACCGAGGCGGCTCCCGAGAGCTGCCAAACGGATTGTACTAATAAGGTGTACAGAGCTGGTGAGCTAGCTAAGGTACCCTAGCTTGTGTACCTAGGTAGGGAGTACTAGATAGATAAGGTacttaggtacctagtactaggtactacATGTACTTACTAGGTACGTATGCTGCCGCCCTGGAAATCGGGTTGCCAGTACCACTAATATAAGATCTGAGGTACCAAGGCAGACGCATCAGGTACATGTGGGTACCTGTTACGCCACCCGCCGAGTAAAATGGTCGCTACATTAACTTAGTAGTTAAGTGATACCTACCTCTAGAtacctagtaggtaggtacgtagtacctGGTACCTAAGTACTTCAGTACCTTAGACACCTGTGCCTTTGGCGGAGGTTGGAGCGCTCGTGAATTACCTTCACCAGAGGCACCACGTACCCAGAGTCGGTCTGTATGTCGACACACGAGATAGCCGTCAGATGATTCCAAGCGCCAATTCGGGATAGAAGGGCGTGTGTTGATCAACTGTATAGTAGCCGCCGAAAGTAGTGGCCAGGGTACCGCGCAAGCTGCAGTGTCTTGGAATTTTGACCGTGCTCTCGCTTCGCAATCAACGTTACCAACCAAGCATGACGTAGCCACTGGACAACAGGTACCTAACTTACTGGGCAGCACCACCTCTCGGGCCCAATGATAGCTCATCGTCCAACCAAGAAAGCCTCAACTGGAGTTTCTTTATTCAAATGGGTATCAAGTAGTCTAATCAACGCAAGCCCCTACACACAACTCCACACATCACAGATCTCTTGCCCAAACCCATCGACCTCATCATAGACCATCCGTGTCAAACAGCTGGGGAATGAGAACATTCGCTTGCGTCGTGCGTCCTGTCTATGGATACTAGCCAGACTATCGCCAGGCGAGGATCAGGCCGTAACACCGCCAGGCCAGTGAGGCTCAGGTCTCTGTTCTGGTGACGAGTGGCTTTCCGGGACTGCCTGGCGCCACCGGTGCCACACGACGCGGCTTGGGTCCTTGCAGGGCTGCAGTGAACCCAACGAGCTCTGGACTGCGGCCAGGAATGTCGGCCCTGCCCGGCCCTGTCGCAGTCGATGGCCTGTTGGGTCTGGCATGCCTTGCGATGGGCTTTACTGGCACCGACCTGGTTAGTAAGCCCCTGCCTagctgccgttgccgctccAGGTGTGTCGGCACAGGGGCCTGCGGTGTCGTCGATGGTAATTGCCTAGCCATGAGACTCGCGACCGATCCTCGAGAGTGTCGCCCCCAGGCCGACGGCTCTCCCGCGGCGCTTGAAGTGGCAGCCGACTCGTCATCTGCTTCCTGTACCGTGGCCATGAACCTTGACGTGCGACTAGTACTAGTCACAGGCAGAGCACTCCCCGTCCAACGAGTTGGTGTCTGCATAGGGGTGTTTGGAAAGTCGTGATCCCGTCTGACGTATGACAAACGTGGCGGAAGTGACTTCCAGCCAGTAAAGTTGGTGCCTTTGGTACTGGACATCTCTGTCACCCTCAGTGGCAGTTGCCCTTTCGTGCTCGGTCCAGCGTCATTCAGGACATTCCTCCATTGTTGGAGGGCTCGCAGCCACTTATCACGACCATGCCTCTGCCGCAAGACGGTCGCCGTATGTGCCTGTCCGTTCCGCTGCAGGGTGGCTATCGACCACGCCTTGAGACTATGGCGCTGTTGTTCCGCAGCCCATACGCTCCAAGCAGACGCTTCGCCAGCGCCATGCTGCGTCGTGAGTGTCAGCCATGCATCCACCCAAGCCTGTTTGTAGTGGTCGCGAGCTGTGGCTTGTAGTCCCTGATCGTCGATGGCACTCATGTGCCATACTAGCATTGCTCTGTGAGAaagggctgcggcgccggcggcatgcaGATCTTCTGCCACCTGTGTCGCGATGACATCGCCCTGGCTCGCCGCTTTCCATCGATCAAGCGCCGTGTAAAAGTTGCGTTTTCTGCGCTTGGACGACATTTGTGCATACCTCGCCATGAGATAGCGACGCACCATGCTTCTCATGCGGTTCTTGCGACGATCCACGGCCGCGTCCAAGGTTGCCAAGAGGCGAGACGACCCGATGAAAAGGCGGGCACGGGCATGCAAACGCTTGAGCTCCAAGCAGTCGTTTTGGAGTCGCCCTATTCCGCCACATACTTTCGCCACCCCGATCAAGCTGCGATGGTGTTGAGCAGCGTCTGCCGCTACCTTCTCTCGGTGGGCCACTTCGGTCCACTGCTCAAAGGCCTTGGCGACGGATAGATACTCGCGCCTCCAGGCGAACGCTTGTGCCCTTGCCCGCAATCCCCAGCTATCGAGCGCCGTGTTCAGTAGCTCCACTTGCCGAAGCTGACGATGTTCTCGGGCGCGTCGCGATACTTCCACCTGGGCTGCCCATTCATTCAAGCAGCTGGTTGAGCTGAAGGATGTCGCgaggtgctgtgctgctgcaagcTCAGCACCGCTGCTCTCGATTTGACACGCCCATCTGTTTACGGCACTgagctcgacgccacggGCAGCTACCGACGAAGCTGCTCGCCCTAGCACGGCGTTCTCCTGAGTCCGTGAGGACCACCGCTTGATACCTGCGCGAAGTGACTTTGAACCGAGCCTCCGTCGAAACATAAGCTGAGCTGCCTGACACATCCACCTACCCagggccgcccgcaccaTTGTGGCTTGAGAAGCTTGCGCaagcgccgctgcagctAGGCTGAGCTGCTCTTCATTGTAGGCTATTGCTCGGCGCAGCTTTTGTACAGCAGTTGTTGCGCGCAAATGCTCTGCTGCAGGAGCCTTGAGCGTTGGCGCTCTACTCCAGCCTTGGAAACACCGAAACCGTATCATATGTCTTCGCGCCACAGCTTCTCGTTCGAGTTTGGTAGCCGTTCGGCCTGCCCATCGATTAAAAAATTTACTAGCAAGGTATAGCTCgcgtgccctcgccgcgcggtGAAAAGGGATTTTCCCCAGGTTGGCAGGGTGACTGCTCGTTGGGGCCCTGACCGTTTTTGACGCCCCCTTATCGTTGAATATTGGGCGCAGTGGGGTCGCGGGGGACTCCGATGATTGTTTGGGTGATGCAATACACacttgatggcctcgctcCCCTGAGGCGCTAGCATGGCTGTGACCAGAATTTGCAAGCATTGGCACTGGCGGCTCATGTAGGTCCTGTGACGGAGGTAATCCCGATTCAGTAGTGGCACCGTCAGGGCGAGTGCTGATCTCCAAGGCCTCAGACCGATGCGTGGCCAAGGCATCTCGTCCGCGCGTTATGTGCCCAGACAGAACGCTCGCGAGGTCTCGCCAACGATCGCCGGCTGAGGGCACGTCCAGGGCCCGTGTTGTAGGATCGTAACCTGTGAGCGTAGGGTATGAGTTCCCGTGTCGACTCACGGGATACGAGTTTTCGATTTTGCTGGCAAAAGCCTCCTGAAATACGACAGGAGATGGGTTTTCGGGGCGCGTCGAATGCCCATCGATAGAAACAGGCGAGCGTCGATCGCCTGCAATCTCTGATTGACTGCTAAGATACCTGGACAAAGGGGCGTTTTGGGCACTCAAGTTTGAAGCATTTGGACGAACGTGACGGCGTACGCTCAGGTTGGCGAGGAAGGGAGTCCCAGCTCTATTCCACGACGATACCTCTGGCGCGCCCGGGACCCCATGAGAGGGTCCAACGACATCGGGCTTTAGGGCCGAATTGGGGCGACTCGAGTGCGACTGGGACGGGGATGTTGAGAGCGTGGATGATGTTGCAGCCGAGATGGTAGAGTTGTCCCCAAACTCAAGAATGATGCCCATgcggccgaggatgagctgAAATTTATCCGAAAGAGTGCCATTTCCTTGTTCACCACCAATTCGGAAAATGAAAGCAGACAGGTGGTGATCGGAGTCTGGGTCGATACCAAAGGTCGGTAGGATCTCGTCATATGCCTTGAAAAGTACAGCGGCCGGAAGGGGCTTGGGCTCTGGTGCATGGTCAAGCTCATCctgagcagcggcgacgatgaagtGCAAGATAGTTATGTCTGTCACGAAGCTGTTATGTCAGGACTGAAGTAAGGGCGATAACATGCGTGAAGAAACAAACCTTGATTAGAATAGTACGAATCAGGGCCGGTATGCATCCCTGTGCTGGTTGGTGagcgggcgcggccggggggTGAGGCGCTGTCTATGTGTGCCACTGCGGCGATCAGTCTCTTGCATAATGTGCGCGGAGGAGTATGGCTTACTTGAGGCGGGTACGCGGAGATGTCATCGGGCCATGCCTGTGATAGAATTCGCGCCAGCCCGGCTTGACGATCCTCTTCGTGATGATGCGAAGCGCGCGGTCATCCGCAAAACAGAAGCGAGAGACCAGCAGAATCCTTGGCCAAACGTAGGGCGCGAGCTCGCATGAAGGAGGTACCTTGTCTGACTCGAAGGCGCTGTTGAGAGAGCCGCGACGCTCCTCGCACGGATTGACGGTGTTTGAGGAAAGATTATTTGGCGATGGCTgttgcgcgacgccgaggcgcgcaCTAGGCTGGGCCCAGGCGCGTGTCGCGTGGTTTGGTTTGCCAGCGCGCCCCTGCTGTTGCCCGCTCTAACCGGCGATCGGGGTATCAGGACATTTCGATGGGGTACCTTGCGTATCCTAAACAGGTACTAAGTACTAAGATAGAAATTAGTATCCAGGCAGCACTAGCCCATGCGTAAGTTTAGAAAGTATATAGGTACCTAATAAGTATCTTGAAGGTACCTCCTGATAAAGTAGTACAAAGTACTACTTCCTACGAAGTAATGTCATGTTCCATTGGTCCATTGGCGTTCGCTAGAAGTACTGCTGCGCCGATCCTTGGAATTGCGCAAAGTTCCACGAGGGACAGAGGCCCAAGTACCGAGTAGAGATGAGTAGTCGTGGTGCGGCCCTGGCTCAGGCTGGGCTCTCAAGTCCTTGCAGCAACTGGTACTCTGATGAAGTCTCTCGAGGATGGAGGCATGGCAAGATActaagtacctacctagtactgAGGCCTGATACAtgaagtacttcgtatttCATGTACCCCACATGGCTTAGGTAATATCTTAGTAACGTTCGAAGTACATCAACACTTCCGTGCCTTCTCTTTGTCGCTGTGCTGCGGCCCAGCACAGGCGAGATAGAGCCCAGACACGAACACACTGACTTACAAGATCGTGCCGAGCATTACCTCTTCCGGTGGCAACGGTTCCGCGCCCGACTCGGATCCATCCAACAGTCATTAGATTCTACG
The genomic region above belongs to Purpureocillium takamizusanense chromosome 5, complete sequence and contains:
- the RAV1 gene encoding regulator of (H+)-ATPase in vacuolar membrane (COG:S~BUSCO:EOG09260A6Q~EggNog:ENOG503NXZY), with amino-acid sequence MSTCPISGLQDSMAAVLPGRPQSSLQGLATGFCRDRHLNAYISGSAFTILDGSQAIVQTIYDNDDKRELEAIALDEISGNIAVSTAKQVRIYKLLKLARDDSLQWVQEASFDITHAVPGSACSLSWGNSEELLVGTRALSLYATRSQPSCCWMKALPSPVSSAAISFDSAYIASIGRYDRLPKIWRRLTYGADEVRFDMSYLRHPDVVTSVRWRRPFHPDQVVENILYTLCRDLHIRIWTPIDSSDGRYWQLWGHVSLMETSSRLFAAPTPRLVCIIDGRDFTAAVECAVKDRMADDQSTDDVALDHLVAVANRSPEICLVISPQGIMSAWALENVGDARGSKGRIFSIAQVQSRQFESLGGFLNPQQDTPHLQTETYCDKSDGRLRIMVHAFDGRIGVLTSNVADLLDPTTNDRRLALEAVWSGHSSPIKKIVRNFSGRAIVSRTDNSECIVWQHGFSSMRSTSAIELSRRSVIPETRRIHRISLLRKGRFIILLCDNEISLWDCRAETATLLSSCSFHLDGNPLCLIILPRPDARQITTAHVATVSSDRHGMVWEVRLPRFIDGPLTTEGAAIEEFCRFEMAAPEDLKYVLPVDPAGSSPMASGFLDVFARDVAISYTRSGRVDFWTARIDPARHCVEWLSTCYTETGIPDPALASGSMLKKAALVNSARSQITIWDIGGSRLEFEKGYATDDDIRDLDWTSTPDSQSILAVGFQHRVVLLSQMRFDYLNKGPAWAPIREISIRSLSPHPIGDSTWLGDGHLVVGAGNQLFAYDRRAGSNESLLPDVRLTHHRKDGTWDLFEAVQRFNGPIPVFHPQFLSQCILSGKSIQVRRILEAMHKTLKYLVPGEPVDDYLGLDLKGFYTTPTDDTQPGERPGVAFLNGHKGEEMEEDEAGFSEKTAVAINEKLLSIGIPQLSGHEQMQLADMVECVALVEKHRRSMDENAARFMVFFRQNALRRTRSTDMYLSWREFNWAYHSGSQDLLLDFVSRQAHGQMLWNNARESGIFMWLSDINTVKDQFEIIARNEYNKGDTKNPVDCSLFYLALRKKAVLQGLWRMASWNKEQAATQRLLANNFDEPKWRTAALKNAYALLSKRRFAYAAAFFLLADRLEDAVEVCLRQLRDMHLAVAIARVHGGDSGPVLRKILRDEMLPLAAQQGNRWLASWAFWMLGRKDMAVRALITPVYTLLETPCSPDIQSRLFLTDDPALVVLYSQLRQQTLQTLRGASKVTPKIEWEFVLHSAKLYDRMGCDLLGLDLVRNWEFQQPAMAGFAGEVNPLKLLRRRSSLVVDDLPSIRRDLGSGAKVGAAARSGKPLTPTPPTFQEPDAASLLDSFGL
- the RAV1 gene encoding regulator of (H+)-ATPase in vacuolar membrane, variant 3 (COG:S~BUSCO:EOG09260A6Q~EggNog:ENOG503NXZY) → MKALPSPVSSAAISFDSAYIASIGRYDRLPKIWRRLTYGADEVRFDMSYLRHPDVVTSVRWRRPFHPDQVVENILYTLCRDLHIRIWTPIDSSDGRYWQLWGHVSLMETSSRLFAAPTPRLVCIIDGRDFTAAVECAVKDRMADDQSTDDVALDHLVAVANRSPEICLVISPQGIMSAWALENVGDARGSKGRIFSIAQVQSRQFESLGGFLNPQQDTPHLQTETYCDKSDGRLRIMVHAFDGRIGVLTSNVADLLDPTTNDRRLALEAVWSGHSSPIKKIVRNFSGRAIVSRTDNSECIVWQHGFSSMRSTSAIELSRRSVIPETRRIHRISLLRKGRFIILLCDNEISLWDCRAETATLLSSCSFHLDGNPLCLIILPRPDARQITTAHVATVSSDRHGMVWEVRLPRFIDGPLTTEGAAIEEFCRFEMAAPEDLKYVLPVDPAGSSPMASGFLDVFARDVAISYTRSGRVDFWTARIDPARHCVEWLSTCYTETGIPDPALASGSMLKKAALVNSARSQITIWDIGGSRLEFEKGYATDDDIRDLDWTSTPDSQSILAVGFQHRVVLLSQMRFDYLNKGPAWAPIREISIRSLSPHPIGDSTWLGDGHLVVGAGNQLFAYDRRAGSNESLLPDVRLTHHRKDGTWDLFEAVQRFNGPIPVFHPQFLSQCILSGKSIQVRRILEAMHKTLKYLVPGEPVDDYLGLDLKGFYTTPTDDTQPGERPGVAFLNGHKGEEMEEDEAGFSEKTAVAINEKLLSIGIPQLSGHEQMQLADMVECVALVEKHRRSMDENAARFMVFFRQNALRRTRSTDMYLSWREFNWAYHSGSQDLLLDFVSRQAHGQMLWNNARESGIFMWLSDINTVKDQFEIIARNEYNKGDTKNPVDCSLFYLALRKKAVLQGLWRMASWNKEQAATQRLLANNFDEPKWRTAALKNAYALLSKRRFAYAAAFFLLADRLEDAVEVCLRQLRDMHLAVAIARVHGGDSGPVLRKILRDEMLPLAAQQGNRWLASWAFWMLGRKDMAVRALITPVYTLLETPCSPDIQSRLFLTDDPALVVLYSQLRQQTLQTLRGASKVTPKIEWEFVLHSAKLYDRMGCDLLGLDLVRNWEFQQPAMAGFAGEVNPLKLLRRRSSLVVDDLPSIRRDLGSGAKVGAAARSGKPLTPTPPTFQEPDAASLLDSFGL